DNA from Pseudoalteromonas sp. MEBiC 03607:
TGCTTCTTCTGAGCAGCAATTGGCTTACGACAGTTCTAGTGAACTTGAAGAGGCAATGCTTGCTCCTACTTTTCAGAAAGCACCGAGTGAAAACATTGACATATTTTCACAACAAAACCTCAGTCAACCCATTCCAGAGGACTGGGATGATCTAGCGCAACTAGCAGGTACAGTTAAAGAAAAAGAAAATAGCGTGCCTGTATTACCGGTAGAAGAGCCTGTAATTAGCACTCCAGCTGTTAATGATAGTAAGCCGTTCAATAATGGCAATAGTGCAATGGCTGCAAATAACGCCCCAGTTAGTGCACCTATAAAAGATAATCAAATTTCAAGCTCTTCGAAATTAGTTATTTCTTTTTTGAATGGCTTAAGTGTTAATGAAAAATTAGCTGCAGAGCTGCAAAATGAAGACACATGGCAGCATATGGGCGAGTGTTTTAAGCTTTTTCTTGAAGGCTCGATGGATTTGATTCGTCAGCGAACAAATATTAAGAATCAACTTAAATTGAATCACACAACTTTTAAAGTTGAGCAAAATAACCCTCTTAAGTTTTCAGCAACCATTGATGATGTTATGCAGAATCTTTTTGTTCGTAATAGCGCAAGTTTTTTGCAAGCGAATGAAGCTGTAAAAGAAAGTTTTGTTGATATAAAACTTCATGAGCAAGGGTTACTAGCAGGAGCAACAGGGGCGCTTAATGGCCTTTTAGAGCAATTATCACCGCGTGATATAAAAGCGCAAAGTAATAAAGGTGGTCTACTTAGCTCTTTGCCTGCATATGGCGGTGCTTCTAGCTGGCGTATATATAACGAATTGTATGCTGACATTGCAGATGATGTTAAAGCTAAAGGAGTTTTAGCATTTTCTGATGATTTTCTGAAGGCATACAATAGTGGTAATTAGTTGTATTACAATAAAGGAATAATGCAATGTTGAAGTTCAAGCTTACTTTTGTAGGTGTTATGTGGGTATTTTTAACAGCCTGTACAACGGTAAACAAGTTTGTGCCCCCATCTACTGATTTAAACATTTCAGTGGCCTCAGATGTGAATCCAGATATCTCTGGCCGTCCTTCACCTGTCGTTTATAAATTGTTTGAGCTAAGCTCCCGAACTATTTTCGATACGCAAGATTTTTTTAGTTTATATGAAAATCCTGAAGCGGTACTTGGGCCTGATCTTCTTAAAAAAGATGAACTTGAATTACAACCTTCGTCAAGCATTGAATACAAAATGAATTTAAACAGAAATACTCGCTTTGTTGGTGTGGTAGTCGCTTATAGAGATATTGAAAAGGCCCGTTGGCGAGCTGTTATAGAGGTTGATCCGACAGGCTACGATGACATTGACGTAAATGTTGAGTCGTTAGCTGTATATATGAAAGATTAAAGGAATAAACATGAGTGATTACACGCGGGTCGCATGGACAGAAGGAATGTTCTTAAGGCCTCAGCATTTTCAACAAGCAGATAAGCATGTTTCTAGTGTAATTAGAAGAGTTATAGAGGGCACTGTTGCTGATTCATGGGGAGTCATTGAACTCGAAATTGATAGTGAACTACTTGTAACCGGTCAATTTGCTATTGATAAATTGTCGGCTATTTCGCCAGATTTATGCCCAATTCAGATGCCAAGTGATGAGTTTCTTCCTGATCCCTTAGTGGTAGCTAAAAGTGCCTATGATGAAATTATATGCCTTGCAATTCCAGCCTTGAAGGGAAGTGGGATCAACATCTCATCTAGTGAAGACGAATTAGTGA
Protein-coding regions in this window:
- the tssJ gene encoding type VI secretion system lipoprotein TssJ, coding for MLKFKLTFVGVMWVFLTACTTVNKFVPPSTDLNISVASDVNPDISGRPSPVVYKLFELSSRTIFDTQDFFSLYENPEAVLGPDLLKKDELELQPSSSIEYKMNLNRNTRFVGVVVAYRDIEKARWRAVIEVDPTGYDDIDVNVESLAVYMKD
- the tagH gene encoding type VI secretion system-associated FHA domain protein TagH — its product is MEVILNVTSYHRLSPEIDAKKVVKNELTFGRSEDCDWYLPDPEKVISGRHGKIVKETDGFYVYDYSTNGLFINFSVSPLGKENKHRLNDGDILTIGDFQIESTLQQDEQAQNFEPHVNSFNTPPTELPTNLSGNFNASSEQQLAYDSSSELEEAMLAPTFQKAPSENIDIFSQQNLSQPIPEDWDDLAQLAGTVKEKENSVPVLPVEEPVISTPAVNDSKPFNNGNSAMAANNAPVSAPIKDNQISSSSKLVISFLNGLSVNEKLAAELQNEDTWQHMGECFKLFLEGSMDLIRQRTNIKNQLKLNHTTFKVEQNNPLKFSATIDDVMQNLFVRNSASFLQANEAVKESFVDIKLHEQGLLAGATGALNGLLEQLSPRDIKAQSNKGGLLSSLPAYGGASSWRIYNELYADIADDVKAKGVLAFSDDFLKAYNSGN